The following are from one region of the Amycolatopsis sp. QT-25 genome:
- a CDS encoding sulfite exporter TauE/SafE family protein, with amino-acid sequence MTWWHAVVIFVAGLWAGTINTVVGSGTLVTFPVLVALGYSPLTATTSNAIGLAPGTVSGAIGYRDELKGYWPQVGKLAVASFFGAICGTILLLSLPKDAFETVVPALVGLAVVLVIVQPRVSAWVTKRREENGTVQKIGPLLLFLIFLIGIYGGYFTAAQGVMMMAVMGMLMSESLQRLNGVKNALSAVVNIVAGAIYAFIAPVSWPVVALLAVGSTIGGQLGAKIGRKLSPKVLRAVIVVIGLAAMVQLLLK; translated from the coding sequence ATGACGTGGTGGCACGCGGTCGTGATCTTCGTCGCGGGGCTCTGGGCGGGCACCATCAACACGGTCGTCGGCTCGGGCACGCTGGTGACCTTCCCGGTCCTGGTCGCGCTCGGCTACTCGCCGCTGACGGCGACGACGTCCAACGCGATCGGCCTCGCCCCCGGGACGGTCAGCGGGGCGATCGGCTACCGCGACGAGCTCAAGGGCTACTGGCCCCAGGTCGGCAAACTCGCCGTGGCGTCGTTCTTCGGCGCGATCTGCGGGACGATTCTGCTGCTCTCGTTGCCGAAAGACGCCTTCGAGACCGTGGTGCCCGCGCTGGTGGGGCTCGCGGTGGTGCTGGTGATCGTCCAGCCGCGCGTGTCCGCCTGGGTGACGAAGCGCCGCGAGGAGAACGGAACGGTCCAGAAGATCGGGCCGCTCCTGCTGTTCCTGATCTTCCTGATCGGCATCTACGGCGGATACTTCACGGCCGCGCAGGGCGTGATGATGATGGCCGTGATGGGGATGCTGATGTCGGAGTCGCTGCAACGGCTCAACGGCGTCAAGAACGCGCTCTCCGCCGTCGTGAACATCGTCGCCGGCGCGATCTACGCCTTCATCGCACCGGTCAGCTGGCCCGTGGTCGCGCTGCTCGCGGTCGGGTCCACGATCGGCGGCCAGCTCGGCGCGAAGATCGGCCGCAAACTCTCGCCGAAGGTGCTGCGTGCCGTGATCGTCGTGATCGGCCTCGCCGCGATGGTGCAGTTGCTCCTCAAATAG